From a region of the Coleofasciculaceae cyanobacterium genome:
- a CDS encoding radical SAM family RiPP maturation amino acid epimerase, with translation MNKQTQEVEKNTLVEKANSKSQDDKFLKLGWKDNFELVKEKELLSVSHLKRFFERWHGDANFRKQLSANSYETIFRYGLKIDPDKIRPLWDEKYENSCLKEELFNKIPNFDSLEHYQSLTEKIRPELMKSVASSSTNMQFKLWRQRQINRTASQMKQQFHNALVHAPICFELSKGCSVGCWFCGVAAPRLSDIFFHTQENARLWQEVLVVMKEILGAAAGAGFCYWASDPLDNPDYEKFCLDFYEVLGGFPQTTTSQPMKDPDRVRALLKLSKEKGCVLNRFSILSLKTLNQVHEEFSAEELALVKLVLLHEEANMPKALSGKARERWLKKKDKDNKSYSPSQGTIACVTGFLFNMVDKSVKLISPCNASNRWPLGYIVYEEGTFTDASDLRLLLERMIDTNMSFNVEESSLIRFRRDLQFDSLADGFQLSNSIKTFKFKGDLYLKELGKIISKADKTAAEISYLFEMRGISSGHTLHNLNLMFNKGVLDSEPDLEHTAILN, from the coding sequence ATGAACAAACAAACTCAAGAAGTAGAAAAAAACACTTTAGTAGAAAAGGCAAACTCTAAATCTCAAGATGATAAATTTTTGAAGTTAGGATGGAAAGATAATTTTGAACTAGTTAAAGAAAAAGAATTATTATCTGTAAGTCATTTAAAACGTTTCTTTGAGCGGTGGCATGGCGATGCAAATTTTCGAAAACAGCTATCAGCAAACTCATATGAAACTATTTTTCGCTATGGCTTAAAGATAGATCCCGATAAAATTAGACCATTATGGGACGAAAAATATGAAAACAGTTGTTTGAAAGAAGAACTTTTTAATAAAATACCTAACTTTGATTCATTAGAACACTATCAGTCACTTACAGAAAAAATCAGACCAGAATTGATGAAGTCAGTAGCTTCTTCCTCTACTAATATGCAATTCAAGTTGTGGAGACAGCGACAAATTAATAGAACCGCAAGTCAAATGAAACAGCAATTTCATAACGCCCTAGTGCATGCTCCCATCTGTTTTGAACTTAGTAAAGGATGTTCTGTAGGTTGTTGGTTTTGTGGTGTTGCTGCACCTCGTCTAAGCGACATTTTTTTCCATACCCAGGAAAACGCTAGACTATGGCAAGAAGTATTAGTAGTAATGAAAGAAATACTTGGAGCAGCCGCAGGTGCGGGATTTTGTTACTGGGCATCAGACCCACTAGATAACCCTGACTATGAAAAGTTTTGTCTCGATTTTTATGAAGTACTAGGTGGTTTTCCTCAAACCACTACATCTCAACCAATGAAAGATCCCGACAGAGTTCGAGCTTTATTAAAGCTTTCAAAAGAAAAAGGATGTGTGCTAAATCGTTTTTCAATTCTTTCTTTAAAAACCTTGAATCAAGTTCACGAAGAATTTAGTGCCGAAGAACTGGCTCTTGTAAAGTTAGTTCTTCTACACGAAGAAGCAAATATGCCTAAAGCTTTGTCTGGTAAAGCAAGAGAACGATGGCTGAAAAAGAAAGATAAAGATAATAAAAGCTACTCTCCCAGTCAAGGAACTATTGCTTGTGTGACAGGATTTTTGTTTAACATGGTAGATAAAAGTGTTAAGCTTATTAGTCCTTGTAATGCAAGCAATCGCTGGCCTCTAGGCTACATAGTTTATGAGGAAGGAACTTTTACTGATGCCAGCGACCTCAGACTTCTTTTAGAGAGAATGATCGACACTAATATGTCTTTCAATGTTGAAGAGAGTAGTTTAATTCGATTCCGTAGAGATTTGCAATTTGATAGTCTTGCTGATGGTTTTCAGCTTTCAAACTCCATCAAAACATTTAAATTTAAAGGTGACCTTTATCTTAAAGAGTTAGGCAAAATAATTAGCAAAGCTGATAAAACTGCCGCAGAAATTTCTTACTTATTTGAGATGCGTGGTATTTCTTCAGGACATACATTACATAATCTTAATCTAATGTTTAATAAAGGAGTTTTGGACAGTGAGCCAGATTTAGAACATACTGCAATTTTAAATTAA
- a CDS encoding RiPP maturation radical SAM C-methyltransferase: protein MTDVCLVLMPYASVERPSIALGLLKSRLQQQQIKTKTCYPNINFAEEIGLDVYTSLSDVLIMHFLGEWTFSQLAFPEFQPNDLEYFRLVKLRSPQLELDVFLEVREKTKAFVNRIAHSILDLQPRLVGCSSTFQQHCASLALLRRIKELNPEIVTFMGGANCESEMGVTTHREFPWVDFVLSGEGDDLLPKFCQKILEYGRDVNSTKLPYGVIAPSHRQATAISIQAPRASAVDLDLIPTPDYDDYFQTLKNSKIAPYVKPGLLIETARGCWWGQKHHCTFCGLNGSGISFRSKSPARVMEEVRELTQKYNSHKLEVVDNILDMDYMDTVLPLLAAEQEHQEPYRIFYETKANLKREHVEQLASAGVRWIQPGIENMHDGVLKLINKGTTAWVNTQLLKWAREFGMRVAWNFLCDIPGELDEWYAEMASWLPLIFHLQPPSGVTRIRFDRFSPYHERAADWGLELLPNRMYSFIYPLPIDKISDLAYFFEDSRETARRKPDDNGRRNNRPGLEALNECVKQWNRLEGGKEPPMLSMKDDGERFLVTDTRPCATQAQLSLEGLMYWVYKVCDRALSAKELLKQLRLQSKQNFLWEEIEPVIAELQELKILLKFNNRYLSLAVKEPYLSYLPSTQFPGGYVDLNAFKRSKRKQPTTLEMWGFTNSASNTKEPHLQPSKI from the coding sequence ATGACTGATGTATGTTTGGTACTGATGCCCTATGCCTCAGTAGAAAGACCTTCGATCGCCCTTGGATTATTAAAATCTCGCCTTCAACAGCAGCAAATCAAGACGAAAACTTGTTACCCAAACATCAATTTTGCTGAAGAGATTGGACTGGATGTATACACTTCTCTCAGTGATGTTTTAATTATGCACTTCTTAGGAGAATGGACTTTTTCTCAATTAGCATTTCCAGAATTTCAACCTAACGATTTAGAATATTTTCGTTTGGTTAAGCTACGTAGCCCTCAATTAGAGTTAGATGTATTTCTCGAAGTTCGTGAGAAAACAAAAGCTTTTGTCAATCGCATAGCACATTCTATATTAGATTTGCAACCACGTCTTGTTGGTTGTAGTTCAACATTTCAGCAGCACTGTGCATCATTGGCTCTTCTAAGACGAATTAAAGAACTCAATCCAGAAATTGTTACTTTTATGGGTGGGGCTAATTGTGAGTCAGAAATGGGGGTAACAACTCATCGTGAGTTCCCCTGGGTAGATTTTGTATTGTCAGGCGAAGGAGATGATCTATTGCCTAAATTTTGTCAAAAAATTTTAGAGTATGGTCGTGACGTTAATTCAACTAAATTACCTTATGGTGTAATTGCTCCTTCCCATCGCCAAGCTACTGCAATTTCCATTCAAGCTCCTCGAGCTTCCGCAGTAGATTTAGATCTGATACCAACGCCAGATTATGACGATTATTTTCAAACTCTTAAAAACTCTAAAATTGCGCCTTATGTCAAACCAGGCCTGCTCATTGAAACTGCTCGCGGTTGCTGGTGGGGGCAAAAACATCATTGTACTTTTTGTGGTTTGAATGGTAGCGGTATTAGTTTCAGATCGAAATCACCAGCCCGAGTGATGGAAGAAGTTCGCGAACTTACTCAGAAGTATAATTCGCATAAGTTAGAAGTTGTGGATAATATCCTTGATATGGATTATATGGATACGGTACTTCCATTACTTGCTGCCGAACAAGAACACCAAGAACCCTATCGAATATTTTATGAAACTAAAGCTAATTTAAAGCGCGAACATGTTGAACAGTTAGCATCAGCTGGTGTGCGTTGGATTCAGCCTGGTATTGAAAATATGCATGATGGAGTTTTAAAACTAATTAATAAAGGCACTACAGCATGGGTCAATACCCAATTATTAAAATGGGCTAGAGAGTTTGGAATGAGAGTGGCATGGAATTTTTTGTGCGACATTCCAGGCGAGTTAGATGAATGGTATGCTGAAATGGCATCTTGGCTACCGTTAATTTTTCATCTACAGCCTCCTTCAGGTGTTACTAGAATTAGATTTGACCGATTTAGTCCCTACCATGAAAGAGCCGCCGATTGGGGATTAGAACTATTGCCCAACCGAATGTACTCTTTTATCTATCCTTTACCGATAGATAAAATTTCCGACCTCGCTTACTTTTTTGAAGATTCAAGGGAAACGGCTCGACGTAAACCAGATGATAATGGTCGGCGCAATAATCGACCAGGACTAGAAGCTTTAAATGAATGTGTAAAGCAATGGAATCGATTAGAGGGAGGAAAAGAACCACCCATGTTAAGCATGAAAGACGATGGCGAACGCTTTTTAGTTACTGATACCAGACCGTGTGCTACTCAAGCTCAATTAAGCTTAGAAGGATTGATGTATTGGGTATATAAGGTGTGCGATCGTGCTTTATCAGCTAAAGAACTTCTCAAACAACTACGGTTACAATCAAAGCAAAACTTTCTCTGGGAAGAAATTGAGCCTGTTATTGCCGAACTACAAGAACTCAAAATCTTGCTCAAATTCAACAATAGATATTTGAGTCTTGCAGTTAAAGAACCCTATTTATCTTATTTACCATCCACACAATTTCCTGGTGGGTATGTCGATCTTAATGCGTTCAAGCGTAGTAAACGCAAACAACCTACTACTTTAGAAATGTGGGGGTTTACTAACTCTGCTAGTAACACCAAAGAGCCACATCTACAGCCAAGCAAAATATGA
- a CDS encoding SPASM domain-containing protein — MLNLNNIGYYGPYERLLRGGGDEWTFWQGCGAGLNTLGIEADGKIKGCPSLPTTAYTGRNIRDRSLREIVKQTEELKFNLKAGAEQGTDHMWGFCKTCEFAELCRGGCSWTAHVFFDRRGNNPCCHHRAF; from the coding sequence ATGCTTAATTTGAATAATATTGGCTATTATGGTCCTTATGAAAGACTGCTGCGTGGCGGTGGCGATGAATGGACATTCTGGCAGGGTTGCGGTGCGGGTTTAAATACATTAGGAATTGAAGCAGACGGCAAGATTAAAGGCTGTCCTTCCCTACCAACGACAGCTTATACAGGTAGGAACATTCGCGATCGCTCTTTACGAGAAATAGTCAAACAAACTGAAGAACTCAAATTCAATCTAAAAGCTGGTGCTGAGCAAGGAACAGACCATATGTGGGGATTTTGCAAAACTTGCGAGTTTGCCGAACTCTGTCGTGGTGGTTGTTCGTGGACGGCTCATGTATTCTTCGATCGCCGAGGTAATAACCCATGTTGTCATCATCGCGCCTTTTAA
- a CDS encoding NHLP leader peptide family RiPP precursor — protein sequence MSESTEIYQQVSQRLQSDEGFKNQFVSQPKLILTEMGINIPDAVEVDVHEDTATVRNFVIPVKSADENKSVASNPLFKKAIALAHRDANFKAQLINNPKSAIAELTGENLPENLDICVYENTPTLKHLVIFVDSASEELGEKELKTVAGGVSSIKLPGSTLGLVAPLMF from the coding sequence ATGAGTGAGTCAACTGAAATTTATCAGCAAGTTTCGCAAAGATTACAAAGCGACGAAGGTTTTAAAAATCAATTTGTGAGTCAGCCAAAATTAATATTGACTGAGATGGGTATTAACATTCCTGATGCAGTTGAAGTGGATGTTCACGAAGATACAGCTACAGTAAGAAATTTTGTGATTCCTGTTAAATCTGCTGATGAAAATAAATCAGTTGCTTCTAACCCCTTATTTAAAAAAGCGATTGCCCTTGCTCATAGAGATGCAAATTTTAAAGCTCAATTAATCAATAATCCTAAAAGTGCGATCGCGGAGTTAACTGGCGAAAATTTACCAGAAAATTTAGATATCTGCGTTTATGAAAATACGCCTACTCTTAAACACTTAGTCATTTTTGTTGATTCTGCTAGCGAAGAATTAGGCGAAAAAGAACTGAAAACTGTTGCTGGAGGAGTATCTTCAATTAAGCTTCCTGGTTCAACGCTAGGGTTAGTAGCTCCACTAATGTTTTAA